Part of the Nicotiana tabacum cultivar K326 chromosome 20, ASM71507v2, whole genome shotgun sequence genome, CAAATTAATCAGCAAAGAGCAACGTTGGAGAGAATCAAGCAAGCCTTAAGTTAAGGCACAAATCAGGGGCAGCATCCCGGAAGATCGAAAGTTATGAGAAGATTGGTACGCGACTAAGTTTGGAAAGATAAACAATCAAGGAGCAAGTCTTCACTCGTATCTCTACTGAAGGAAGGAAATCAAGGAGAAGCAACAGCTTACtatcttattcttggaaagaatcaatttctttccaaggatcaaatctcttgggttgtcaaGCCTCTACCATCCATCAAAGTATTTATATCCCGCCTTAAACCCTAGTTTGacatactttgatcaaaccaaaATCACTCTGTTTATTCTACTGCAAACAAACATTGTAGTTCACTAAGATCTGTTGTGTAACAAGTCAGGGGAAGAAAGAGAGCATAACACTGGTGAAGCATTGTATCAAAAACGAGTGCTAGAGAAACTGTATGCAAATTCACTATAACTGTACTCGGAGAAACACATTTACTaaaagagaactcccttgcaacccaaggggactggactaggattcacattgaatccgaagcAGTATAAAATCCTGGTGtctttaatttctgcatttacTTTCTGCAATTTACTTTCTTTTACTATATCTGTTGAATTATCATATCTAGTCGACTACTCAATAAATTAGTCAACTAATAAGCGATTAAGTTTAAATATTTACAATTCAtccccccctcttgtactttcaattggtatcagatctAGGCTCACATTTTACTTTTGCTTAACAGtttgtgagaaaagatcatggcaaaTCAGGTTATCATAGGAGCTCTTTTTCAGGAAGGAACTTCACAAGTTAGACCACCATGCTTCAATGGACAACATTTCTCTCACTGGAAAGTACGAATGGAAATCTTTGCTAAAGATTACGATGTCAAAGTCTAGAGAGtcatcaaaaagggaaactaTCCCCTACCAGCTAGCACTCCACCACTTGCTGACCCTGAAGATATAGATTCATACTCAAATGAGCAACTGGAAGTAGTACAAGTGAAAAACAAGGCGAGAAATTTGCTTCATAACGCTATAAGTGGTGAAGAATATGAGAAAATATTAAGTTGTGACACAGCCAAAGAGATGTGGGACAAACTTGAGGTCACCTATGATGGAACCAGCAAAGTAAAGGAAACACATATCAACATGCTGGTTCATGATTACGAACTTTTCTCAATGAAAGAATGAGAATCCATTGAAGAGATGTTTTCCaagtttagcaaaataattatcGATTTAAAGGCGTTTGGCGAGCCCTACACCAGTGGTAATCAAGTTAGAAAAATTCTCAGAAGTCTGCCAACCACTTGGCAGACCAAAGTAGTCACACTGGAATCTCAAGACCTAAACAAATTGTCCTATGATGAACTACGAGGAGAACTAATTGCCTTTGAAAGGACGCATCTCAAAAAGACAAATCaagaggagaaaaagaaaatagttgcATTCAAAACCTCTACTGAAATGGCTGAAAATGAAATTGATGATCCTGAAGCTCTGCAAGAAGAGATTGCTATGATGTCTAGAAATATGGATGGGCTAATGAGAAGATACAGGAACACAAAGAAAGGAAGATTTCCACCAAGACGACCCAGGCAATGCAACGAACAGGATAAGAATGATGGAAAATACTACGAATGTGGAAAATTTGGGCATATTCAAGCTGAATGTCCAGAACTAAAATGGAAGATCTCTAGAGGCTTCAACAAGAACAAATCTTTCGGAAGTTGGAATGATGAGGATGACTTTGACCATGAAGAAATAGCAAATCTCTGCTTCATGACAATTCTGGAAAATGAAATGAACAAAACTTCAGGATGCTGGACAGATGAAGATGTTTCAGATGACGAGAATGAAAACTGTTTCATGGCACGAGGTGAAACTAGTGAGGTAAGATCTTATGACTGTGAAAGATATAATGAATTGCAGGATATCCTTGATTCAACCTTGAAAGAGtctcaaaaaatgatgaatgaactTAAGAGACTCACTAGGGAGGTTAAAGACTGGAAACTCAAACATGAAGTATGTGAAATCAAAAAGGAAGTACTTCAAGAAGAGTTTGAGGATTTGCAAATGCAGCTAAACAGCATGCGCAAATCCACCAATCACAGTTCTGTTAGGTCAAACAAGAcgacttacaagtcaactggaaAAGAACCTGCTAGAACCAAGTCGACTAGTTCCAATACCTATGAAAGACCTATAAGCGGGTCTGATGTTAATTGTCATTACTGTAATAAAAGTGGGCATAAATATTTcttttgtcattttcataaatCAAATGTGTCAGGATGGGTTTGGAAACCAAAAAGTTTTGAACCTAGTAACACTAACCCTCCAGGACCCAGACAAGCTTGGTTACCTAAAAGAAAGTAATCATCTTGTCTTGCAGGAACACCACGAAGTAAGCTgcaaaggaaaatggtatctAGATAATGCGTGTTCCAGTCACATGACAGGTGACAAAAACCTGTTCAAAGAAGTTACAAAAATCGATGGAGGAAGTGTTAAATTTGGGGATGATTCAAAGGGCAAAATAGTTGGTACTGGCACAATTTCCTTTAATAACAATTGTGACATTAATGAAGTTTATCTCGTCGATGGCCTCAACTACAACCTCTTGAGCATAAGTCAACTCTACGACTTAGGATATGAGGTAAAGTTTAAGAAAACGGGATGTGCTATTGAAGACGAATCAGGTAAGATAATTCTTCCTGGAAAAAGGTATGGAAATGTTTATATACTTGATGATTTTGAAAAGATAGATGGTCATATTTGCTTATCCTCTATGTCTGATGATCCATGGCTATGACATAAGAGATTTGGTCATGCTAGCATGCATTTAATAGAAAAACTATCCAAACATGAATTAGTTGTTGGTTTGcccaaattgaatttttttagaaatcatatttGTGATACATGTCAAATGGGTAAGCAGACcagaaattctttcaaaaataaagataTAGTGTCTACCTCAAAACCTTTGCAATTACTTCATATGGATTTATTCGGGcctactagaactgctagcaTAGGAGGAAAGAGGTATacctttgttattgttgatgattattcacgTTTCACTTGGGTAATCTTCTGGTCTCATAAGGATGAAGCAttaagaaattttgaagttttctgcaAAAGGGTTGAAAGAAAAAGGGGACATTTGATTTCAACAATTCAGAGTGaccatggaggagaatttgaaagcagagCATTTAAAGATTTTTGTAATGATCAGGGATACACTCATAATTTCTCTGCACCACGctcaccacaacaaaatggggttatggaaagaaagaaaagaaccctCCAAAATATGGCAAGAACCATGCTACTAGAAAACTCATTGCCAAACCACTTCTGGGCAGAAGGTGTAAGTACAACATGTCACATCCTCAACTGTTGCCTCATAAGGCCAATACTGAAGAAGACCCCATATGAACTTTAGAAATGTAAACATCCAAATATCAATTACTTTCATCCCTTCGGGAGCAAATGTTTCATTCACAACAACGGTAAGGATaatcttggaaagtttgatccaAGAAGTGATGAATGTATTTTTTTAGGTTATTCATTAAATAGCAGATCTTTTAGAGTCTATAATAAATGTACTTTATGTGTGGAAGAATCTGTACATGTTATATTCGATGGAAATAATCCCTTGGTCGAGAAAGGAATTACTGTAGGTGACGAAGATCAAACTCAATAAGCTCAGGATAAAAGCGAATCACAAGAGTCGATTAATACACCAGCTGCGACTGAGTCAACTAGTGAAAATAGTAGCAATATGCCAGATCCACAAATCAAGTCGACTACAAATGCAGTTCCTCCAAATGAATGGAGAAGCGAGCCTGAATATCCTCAGAAATTCATTATAGGAGATCCAAACGAAGGAATAAAAACCAGGGCATCTCTCAAAAAGAAAGCAAACATCGCTTTGATCTCTCAAATTGAGCCAAAAAAGATAGAGGAAGCACTGAAAGATTCAAGCTGGGTGCAAGCCATGCAAGAGGAGTTAGATCAGTTCAGCAAGAATCAAGTGTGGAAACTAATACCCAAACTTGATAATGTGTCTGTAATCGAAACAAAGTGGGTGTTTAGGAACAAATTGAACGAAGATGGAAAGATCATAAGAAATAAAGCCAGACTAGTTGCTCAGGGCTACTCACAATAGGAAGGagttgactatgatgaaactttcGCCCCAGTAGCTCATTTGGAATCTATACAAATTCTTCTGGCAGATGCATCTTTTAAAGGTTTCAaactgttccaaatggatgttaaaagctCTTTTTTAAATGGATTCATCGATGAAGAAGTatttgtgaaacaacctccaggcTTTGAAGATTCAAAATTCCCATACCATGTATACAAGCTCACTAAAGCATTGTATGGGTTGAAACAAGCTCCACGTGTCTGGTATGATAGGCTAAGTACCTTTCTTGTTGATCATGGCTTTACAAGAGGTAAAATTGATACTACCCTGTTTATTAAACGATCATCAGAAGGTAACCTCATTATTcaaatttatgttgatgacattatatttggtagtgctaaccctcttatgtgcaaggaattttcaaatcttatgcaaagagaatttgaaatgagtatgatgggtgagctcaCATTCTTCCTTGGGCTACAAATTCAACAATCTGAAGAAGGAACCTTCATATGTCAGACCAAATACACAAAAGAGCTGATTCAAAAATTTGGTATGAGCAATGCAAAATCAATTGGCACTCCAATGAGCCCCTCTACGAATCTAGACAAAGATGAACATGGCACTCTTGTTGATGAAACCAAATATTGTGGAATGATTGGATCACTACTATATCTGACAGCAAGTCGATCAGACATCATGTTCAGTGTATGTAAATGTGCCAGCTTTCAGTCAGCTCCCAAGGAGTCATATTTGACTGCTGTAAAGAGAATCATTCGATATCTCATTGGAACTGTATCTCATGAATTATGGTATCCTCGCTCTAACTCATTTAAATAAGAAGGTTTTTCAGATGATGACCTTGCAGGTGATAAAGAGGATAGAAAAAGCATAAGTGGTAAATGTCAATTACTAGGAAAGGCATTAATATCCTGGAATAGTAAAAAGTAAGCATCAGTCACATTGTCCACTACGGAAGCTGAATGCATTGCTATTGGACAATGTTGCGCACAACTACTATGGATGTCTCATCAATTGGGTGACTATGAACTTTCGTTTAAGCCTATACAAATTTTTGTGACAATTCTAGTGCTATTTGTCTTTCAAAAAATCatgtgcatcattctagagcaAAGCATACAGATATTAAGCATCAtttcattagagatcatgttcttaaggAAGACATAGAAATATCTTTTGTTGGAACTTCTGCTCAACTAGCTAATATTTTTAGTAAGCCTTTATTAGAAGAAAGATTTTGTACTTTAAGAAATTTACTTGGTATTATTTGCACTTCTAATAACTCTTAGGACCTATGTGCTCCGTTAAttttattttctataattgtCCTTTTCCCATGCTTTAATTACACCTCCattttttccctctcttttcacttctttcacaTCAGTTCGTAGTTCGAAGATGAAAATCCAATCATCACGTCTTCTCAACTGACAACTTTTCCTTTCCTGTGATCAATCGTTAAAACCCTCTTCTTAAGACAGAAAACCCCTTCAATCACTCTCATCTCCATATCTTCTCCAAAAGTTTCAATCAAAGCTCCTTCTCTACAATGGCGAAACACTCCAAAAATCCCTCTACTTCCACCAGAAAGAGCACCTGTTCCAAAGCAAAACCCCCTTCTGCGCCCCCTGAACAAGTAGACCTAGGGTCTAATCACTCTGAAAGCTTCACCTCATCTCAGGGAGATTTTTCTGAACACTCACAACTTCTAGGAGAAAAGGCTTTAGGCAAGCAACCCATGGAAGAACCCCCTATTTCGTCCACTCCAAAGAAATCAAAGGTTGATTTCTCTGCCTTTCTTGAATCTGACCTAAATTTCTAGGATTCCCCAAATAGAGATCTTTTTATTGCTCTAAAAGACAAGCTCATTTCTCATGGAAGGGTTGTCGATCTTGATGACATGGAAGCCCTTAAATGTAAGGTCAAAGAACTTTTCGTTTATCAAGGTGGGCAAAGTTCTTTTCTATTCCTCCTCCTAAGGTATATGAACCCCTGGTCAAAATATTTTATGCAAATCTTCGTCCTAGTAAACCTGATAGGTTGGAATCTCTAGTGCTAGGTAAGCgcattgttcttgattgtgccCTGTTTGACTCACTTTTTCAGTGTCGTTGTTCTGGTTTTCCTACTTTGTTTAAAAACATCTGGCCTGATGACTTCGAAATTACTTTTGACCAAGCCAAATAGTGTATTGCTGAGTGTCCCTCTGAACCCCTTCTAAACCAACTATGTCCCAGTAATGTCAGTTTCGAAAGTCGGATTCTGGCCCACATTGTGGCAACCACATTACTTCCCAGTACTGGCTCCTTTTCAACCTTCTCTCAAAGAGACACATTCTTTGTCTATTGCCTTGTAACCAAACTCAAAATCAAGCTTTCCTCCTAGGTTATCAATTTCATGATCGATAGTGTTGAAGATCCCACTAGTCTACCCTATGGCATGGAAATCACTCATATTCTAGAAACCCATAAAATTTCCTTGTCCAACTATCCTTTCATCATTGTCTCCAAGTCTTACAATTCTAGAGCCTTTGCTAGTATGGGCTATATGAATATCAAGGGCTCCTAGGTTAAGAAGAGCGAGAGTGAAGCAAAGCAGGCCCCTGTAGAACCCAAACCTTCACCCTCTGTTCCTCCACTTAATCTTGACACTTTTGAGCTTAGTGAAAAGCTTT contains:
- the LOC107782049 gene encoding uncharacterized protein LOC107782049, with the translated sequence MFSKFSKIIIDLKAFGEPYTSGNQVRKILRSLPTTWQTKVVTLESQDLNKLSYDELRGELIAFERTHLKKTNQEEKKKIVAFKTSTEMAENEIDDPEALQEEIAMMSRNMDGLMRRYRNTKKGRFPPRRPRQCNEQDKNDGKYYECGKFGHIQAECPELKWKISRGFNKNKSFGSWNDEDDFDHEEIANLCFMTILENEMNKTSGCWTDEDVSDDENENCFMARGETSEVRSYDCERYNELQDILDSTLKESQKMMNELKRLTREVKDWKLKHEVCEIKKEVLQEEFEDLQMQLNSMRKSTNHSSVRSNKTTYKSTGKEPARTKSTSSNTYERPISGSDDGFGNQKVLNLVTLTLQDPDKLGYLKESNHLVLQEHHEVSCKGKWYLDNACSSHMTGDKNLFKEVTKIDGGSVKFGDDSKGKIVGTGTISFNNNCDINEVYLVDGLNYNLLSISQLYDLGYEVKFKKTGCAIEDESGKIILPGKRYGNVYILDDFEKIDGHICLSSMSDDPWL
- the LOC142174339 gene encoding uncharacterized protein LOC142174339 produces the protein MDLFGPTRTASIGGKRYTFVIVDDYSRFTWVIFWSHKDEALRNFEVFCKRVERKRGHLISTIQSDHGGEFESRAFKDFCNDQGYTHNFSAPRSPQQNGVMERKKRTLQNMARTMLLENSLPNHFWAEGDKSESQESINTPAATESTSENSSNMPDPQIKSTTNAVPPNEWRSEPEYPQKFIIGDPNEGIKTRASLKKKANIALISQIEPKKIEEALKDSSWVQAMQEELDQFSKNQVWKLIPKLDNVSVIETKWVFRNKLNEDGKIIRNKARLVAQGYSQ